A window of the Nitrospiraceae bacterium genome harbors these coding sequences:
- a CDS encoding sulfurtransferase TusA family protein, producing MGELSSKTPDQILDVLGRACPYPLFLAKQAVEKLKTGQTLKVICDAPGSAEGSIPKWIEKKGYKFESVKKEDEGIWELYIQKT from the coding sequence GTGGGAGAATTAAGCAGTAAGACACCTGACCAGATATTGGATGTTCTTGGAAGGGCTTGTCCTTATCCTTTGTTTTTAGCTAAACAAGCTGTCGAGAAGCTGAAAACAGGACAGACACTTAAAGTAATCTGTGATGCGCCTGGGTCTGCGGAAGGTTCTATTCCAAAATGGATCGAGAAAAAAGGATATAAATTCGAATCAGTAAAAAAAGAAGATGAGGGAATTTGGGAGCTTTATATACAGAAGACTTGA